In the Silurus meridionalis isolate SWU-2019-XX chromosome 6, ASM1480568v1, whole genome shotgun sequence genome, one interval contains:
- the bfsp2 gene encoding phakinin, which produces MPLPRRRSSLLGQAGAERPGNVSRVNIGSTTAARGTFLSSESSESTSCLGARVSRRALGISSIFLQGLRSTSSPVLPKHAERGHLLGAEGFNSCLLDYRGKVHTLEQLNQQLEQQIHDCLDRKASSARMWGALRQEWEDIYRQVSEAILDNARLVLQTENIQVNAEDLKERFEHEQLFHKAMEEEISSLHKVINNANFTRIDLESQIEKMNTELLDLTRTHEEDVRQLYNQLASHDVGTDPPTEASLEQILTYIHSHWEKVIEKTRANTDAYLEFKKVDDEDKKLSEEEKLLENLKTECNDANMKIQSLHAETESMRALKRGLENSLNDAKHWHDIELQNLGSVIGKLEAELADVRGDIEQQQHDYEMLLDNKKRLEIEIRTYHGILDGEESRFQPSLPLSSSAEAETRTQSFPEKQSSTDTDGSKVEEQKKTK; this is translated from the exons ATGCCTCTGCCAAGACGCAGATCGTCCCTCCTGGGCCAGGCTGGTGCAGAACGGCCAGGAAATGTGAGCCGTGTGAACATAGGCAGTACCACAGCTGCTCGAGGCACGTTCTTGAGCTCTGAATCTTCTGAGAGCACCAGCTGCCTGGGAGCCCGTGTGTCTCGCAGGGCACTGGGCATCAGCAGCATCTTCCTGCAAGGTCTGCGCAGCACCAGCTCCCCGGTTCTGCCCAAGCATGCAGAAAGGGGTCACCTGTTGGGTGCTGAGGGCTTTAACAGCTGTCTGCTAGATTACCGTGGCAAGGTACACACCCTGGAACAACTCAACCAGCAGTTGGAACAGCAGATCCATGACTGCCTGGATCGCAAGGCCTCCAGCGCCAGGATGTGGGGGGCACTCAGGCAGGAATGGGAAGACATCTACCGACAA GTGAGCGAGGCCATCCTGGATAACGCTCGACTTGTTCTTCAGACCGAAAATATCCAGGTCAATGCTGAAGACCTTAAAGAGAG GTTTGAACATGAGCAGCTTTTTCATAAAGCCATGGAGGAGGAGATCAGCTCACTCCATAAGGTGATTAATAATGCCAATTTTACCAGAATAGACCTGGAGAGCCAAATTGAGAAGATGAACACTGAGCTTCTCGACCTGACCAGAACTCATGAAGAG GATGTGAGACAGCTCTATAACCAGTTAGCCAGCCATGATGTTGGAACTGACCCACCTACTGAGGCCAGTCTAGAACAGATATTGACTTATATCCACTCTCACTGGGAAAAGGTCATTGAGAAGACCCGGGCAAATACTGATGCATATCTGGAGTTCAAG AAAGTGGACGATGAAGACAAAAAGCTAAGTGAGGAGGAAAAACTACTGGAGAATCTGAAGACAGAATGTAATGATGCAAACATGAAGATCCAGAGCTTGCATGCTGAAACAGAGTCCATGAGAGCACTG AAACGAGGCCTTGAGAACTCACTGAACGATGCGAAACATTGGCATGACATCGAGCTTCAGAACTTGGGATCGGTCATCGGGAAGCTGGAGGCCGAACTTGCTGATGTGCGTGGAGACATCGAGCAGCAACAGCACGACTATGAGATGCTCCTCGACAACAAGAAGAGGCTAGAAATAGAAATTAGAACATACCATGGGATTTTAGATGGAGAGGAGAGCAGATTCCAGCCATCTTT GCCCCTGTCTAGTAGTGCAGAAGCTGAAACAAGAACCCAATCTTTCCCTGAAAAACAGAGCTCTACAGATACTGACG GCTCTAAAGTGGAAGAGCAGAAGAAGACCAAATGA
- the klhl18 gene encoding kelch-like protein 18 has protein sequence MTMGDMISEELEDLMHFSVHDLPTRGYSVMEEIRRQGKLCDVTLKVGEHKFSAHRIVLAASIPYFHAMFTNDMVECKQDEIVMQGMDPSALEALINFAYNGHIAIDQQNVQALLIGASFLQLQNVKDACCSFLQERLHPKNCLGVRQFAETMMCTTLYDAANSFVHQHFVEVSVSEEFLSLRPDEVLELVGCDELNVKAEEQVFDAVLAWVRHQREDREPCLPELLSKTRLPLCRPQFLADRVQQDELVRCCHKCRDLVDEAKDYHLMPERRPHLPAYKTRQRCCTSIAGLIYAVGGLNSAGDSLNVVEVFDPIGNCWERCQQMSTARSRVGVAVVNGLLYAIGGYDGQSRLSTVEVYNPETDTWSKVASMNSQRSAMGTVVVDGHIYVCGGYDGKSSLNSVECYSPETDRWTIVTEMSASRSAAGVTLFEGRIYVSGGHDGLQIFNTVEHYNQHTAQWHPLSPMLNKRCRHGAAALGSHLYVVGGYDGSGFLSSAEVYSSSAEQWSHLVAMNTRRSRVSLVANCGHLYAVGGYDGQSNLSSVEMYDPETNRWAFMAPMVCHEGGVGVGCIPLQPA, from the exons ATGACGATGGGTGACATGATATCCGAAGAACTGGAAGATTTGATGCATTTTTCCGTCCACGATTTGCCAACTCGTGGTTATTCGGTCATGGAGGAGATCCGGAGACAGGGGAAACTCTGCGATGTCACCCTCAAG GTGGGAGAGCACAAGTTTAGTGCCCACAGGATCGTTCTGGCTGCTTCCATTCCCTACTTCCACGCCATGTTCACTAACGACATGGTCGAGTGCAAACAGGATGAAATAGTCATGCAAGGCATGGATCCCAG TGCTCTCGAGGCGCTGATCAATTTCGCGTACAACGGACACATAGCCATAGACCAGCAGAACGTCCAGGCGCTCCTGATCGGCGCCAGCTTCCTACAGCTGCAGAACGTTAAAGACGCCTGCTGCTCGTTCCTTCAGGAGAG GTTGCATCCGAAGAACTGCCTGGGTGTGCGCCAGTTCGCCGAGACCATGATGTGCACGACGCTGTATGACGCCGCCAACAGCTTCGTGCATCAGCACTTCGTGGAGGTTTCGGTGTCCGAGGAGTTTCTTAGCCTGCGGCCCGACGAGGTGCTTGAGCTGGTGGGCTGCGACGAGCTCAATGTCAAGGCTGAGGAACAG GTGTTCGATGCCGTCCTTGCATGGGTGAGACATCAGAGAGAAGACCGCGAGCCCTGCCTGCCTGAGCTGCTTTCCAAAACCCGGCTGCCCCTGTGCCGACCCCAGTTCCTGGCCGATCGAGTCCAACAGGACGAGCTGGTGCGCTGCTGCCATAAATGCAG GGATCTGGTGGATGAGGCAAAGGATTATCATCTAATGCCAGAGCGGCGGCCGCACCTGCCTGCGTATAAAACACGGCAACGCTGCTGCACGTCCATCGCCGGGTTAATCTACGCGGTCGGAGGACTCAACAGTGCAG GTGACTCATTAAACGTTGTGGAAGTGTTCGATCCGATCGGCAACTGTTGGGAACGCTGTCAGCAAATGAGCACGGCCCGGAGCCGAGTGGGCGTGGCCGTGGTTAACGGGTTACTGTACGCCATCGGAGGCTACGACGGGCAGTCGCGGCTCAGCACGGTCGAAGTCTACAATCCGGAAACAGACACGTGGAGTAAAGTGGCTAGCATGAACAGTCAGCGCAG TGCAATGGGAACAGTGGTAGTCGACGGACACATATACGTCTGCGGTGGCTATGACGGCAAGTCCTCACTCAATTCAGTAGAATGCTATTCTCCAGAAACAGACAG ATGGACAATAGTTACAGAGATGAGCGCGAGCCGCAGTGCCGCAGGCGTGACGTTATTCGAAGGGAGGATTTATGTTTCGGGGGGCCACGACGGCCTGCAGATTTTCAACACG GTGGAGCATTACAACCAGCACACGGCGCAGTGGCACCCCCTGTCCCCCATGCTGAACAAGAGGTGCAGGCACGGCGCGGCGGCTTTGGGCAGTCACCTGTACGTGGTAGGCGGCTACGACGGCTCTGGTTTCCTGAGCAGTGCCGAGGTTTACAGCTCTTCGGCTGAGCAGTGGAGCCATCTGGTGGCTATGAACACACGGCGCAGCCGAGTCTCTCTGGTGGCCAACTGCGGCCATCTGTACGCCGTCGGAGGCTACGACGGCCAGTCCAACCTCAGCTCGGTGGAGATGTACGACCCAGAGACCAACCGCTGGGCGTTTATGGCTCCCATGGTGTGCCACGAAGGCGGCGTCGGGGTCGGCTGTATACCCCTGCAACCGGCTTAG